The following coding sequences lie in one Zingiber officinale cultivar Zhangliang chromosome 2B, Zo_v1.1, whole genome shotgun sequence genomic window:
- the LOC122046118 gene encoding probable tRNA N6-adenosine threonylcarbamoyltransferase — translation MENRDKALIAVGFEGSANKIGVGIVALDGSILSNPRHTYITPPGHGFLPRETAHHHLRHLLPILRTALSDAGLTAADIDCLCYTKGPGMGAPLQVSAVAVRALSQLWGKPIVAVNHCVAHIEMGRVVTGAEDPVVLYVSGGNTQVIAYSEGKYRIFGETIDIAVGNCLDRFARVLTLSNDPSPGYNIEQLAKKGEKFIDLPYVVKGMDVSFSGILSYIEATAVELLKNNECTPADLCYSLQETVFAMLVEITERAMAHCDKKDVLIVGGVGCNERLQEMMRIMCSERGGKLFATDDRYCIDNGAMIAYTGLLAFAHGMTTPLEDSTFTQRFRTDEVQAIWREKSIPNTKDLQPDTTCEGQQI, via the exons ATGGAGAATAGGGACAAGGCGCTGATTGCCGTGGGGTTCGAGGGGTCGGCCAACAAGATAGGCGTGGGCATCGTCGCCCTCGACGGCAGCATCCTCTCCAACCCCCGCCACACCTACATCACGCCGCCGGGCCATGGCTTCCTCCCCCGGGAGACGGCGCACCACCACCTCCGCCACTTGCTGCCCATCCTCCGCACCGCCCTCTCTGACGCCGGCCTGACGGCCGCCGACATCGACTGCCTCTGCTACACCAAGGGCCCCGGCATGGGCGCGCCTCTCCAGGTCTCCGCCGTCGCCGTCCGCGCCCTCTCCCAGCTCTGGGGCAAGCCCATCGTTGCCGTCAATCATTGCGTTGCCCACATCGAGATGGGCCGGGTGGTCACGGGGGCCGAGGACCCCGTCGTGCTCTACGTCAGTGGAGGGAACACTCAGGTCATAGCGTACAGCGAGGGTAAGTACCGAATTTTCGGGGAGACTATTGACATCGCCGTGGGTAATTGCCTGGATCGCTTCGCTAGGGTTCTCACGCTGTCCAATGATCCTAGCCCTGGGTATAACATCGAGCAG CTTGCAAAGAAAGGAGAGAAGTTCATTGATCTTCCTTATGTTGTTAAGGGTATGGATGTTTCATTCAGTGGTATACTAAGCTATATAGAAGCAACTGCTGTTGAGCTGCTTAAAAACAATGAATGCACACCTGCAGATCTCTGCTACTCGTTGCAG GAAACAGTTTTTGCCATGCTTGTTGAGATCACTGAACGTGCAATGGCGCACTGCGATAAGAAGGATGTTTTAATTGTTGGCGGTGTGGGATGCAATGAAAGATTGCAAGAGATGATGAGGATAATGTGTTCTGAAAGAGGCGGCAAGCTATTTGCAACCGATGATAGATATTGTATTGACAATGGGGCAATGATAGCATACACTGGCCTCCTTGCTTTCGCACATGGTATGACCACCCCATTAGAGGATTCGACATTCACCCAGAGGTTCCGTACAGACGAAGTTCAAGCAATTTGGAGAGAGAAAAGTATTCCAAACACGAAGGATCTGCAGCCTGATACTACTTGTGAGGGGCAGCAGATTTAG
- the LOC122046128 gene encoding probable mitochondrial import inner membrane translocase subunit TIM21 — protein MASRVLSGFARRTAARRLIPPSSRPEAIGNRSVGLPSAKESALGSLANSSFKDIVNAEEKIAKFSRWQLVNRNPAGQPNIYKRNPGIFPCLARTCASNYSTSEQKRSEESRKDISTIEDPFDAPTYNIPEKPVTFTEGASYSLVILAGLGVAGVAAYAVFKELIFEPKEYKIFGKALERVQNDSRVTVRIGHPVTGYGQESRNRAARQRIPNRVWTDEAGIEHVEVSFHIRGPNGFGKVYAEMFKNQAEKEWIFTYLIVEIKSPSPAQLMLESYVPA, from the exons ATGGCGTCTAGGGTTTTGTCAGGGTTTGCTCGACGCACCGCCGCACGCCGGCTGATTCCGCCCTCCTCCCGGCCAGAGGCGATCGGAAACCGCTCCGTTGGCTTGCCTTCTGCAAAGGAATCGGCTCTGGGATCATTGGCGAATTCATCGTTCAAG GATATCGTAAATGCTGAAG AAAAAATTGCCAAATTCTCCAGATGGCAATTGGTCAACAGAAACCCTGCAGGTCAACCTAATATTTACAAAAGAAACCCAGGCATATTTCCATGTTTAGCGAGAACTTGTGCATCAAATTATTCCACATCGGAACAAAAGAGAAGTGAG GAGAGCAGAAAAGATATATCAACAATTGAAGATCCCTTTGATGCACCTACATACAACATTCCAGAAAAGCCAGTGACATTTACTGAGGGTGCCTCGTATAGTCTTGTAATACTTGCAGGATTGGGTGTTGCAGGCGTGGCTGCTTATGCTGTTTTTAAAGAGTTAATTTTTGAGCCTAAAGA GTACAAAATTTTTGGAAAGGCACTTGAAAGGGTACAGAATGATAGCCGG GTTACTGTTAGAATAGGCCACCCTGTTACTGGATATGGCCAAGAAAGCAGAAACCGTGCTGCTCGTCAACGCATTCCCAATAGAGTTTGGACTGATGAAGCTGGCATTGAGCATGTCGAG GTAAGCTTCCATATTCGTGGACCTAATGGATTTGGAAAGGTGTATGCAGAAATGTTCAAAAACCAAGCCGAGAAGGAGTGGATTTTCACATACTTGATTGTCGAGATTAAGTCTCCATCACCTGCACAGTTGATGCTAGAGTCGTATGTTCCTGCATAA
- the LOC122046125 gene encoding ATP-dependent Clp protease proteolytic subunit 5, chloroplastic-like, with translation MATAAAASSPAVFPLRSFARNGPSRAPRVSFNVSLIRSNRYTVSSRKQHRAVCCSWSSPEAGSCAPRKGIWSIRDDLVMPSTPYFLAEVQGGQGPPPAVQENFQSVVSQLFQHRIVRCGGQVDDDMATVLVAHLLYLDSVDPTKDIVMYINSPGGSVTAGMAIFDTMRHVRPDVSTVCVGLAASMGAFLLSAGTKGKRYSLPNARIMIHQPLGGAQGSQTDIEVQTNEMLHHKANLSGYLASHTGQSLEKIYQDTDRDYFMSAKEAKEYGLIDGVIMNPFKALSPLPSPEQ, from the exons ATGGCGACAGCGGCGGCGGCTTCTTCCCCAGCAGTCTTCCCTCTCCGATCCTTCGCCAGGAACGGCCCTTCCCGAGCTCCTCGCGTCTCTTTCAACGTCTCCCTCATCCGTTCGAATCGCTATACCGTTTCTTCCAG GAAGCAGCACAGGGCAGTTTGCTGCAGTTGGAGCTCTCCCGAGGCTGGCTCCTGCGCTCCCAGAAAAGGGATTTGGTCAATTag GGACGATCTGGTGATGCCGTCGACACCTTACTTCCTCGCGGAGGTGCAGGGAGGGCAAGGGCCGCCGCCTGCGGTGCAGGAGAACTTCCAGAGCGTCGTCAGTCAACTATTTCAACAT AGAATTGTTAGATGTGGTGGACAAGTGGACGACGACATGGCGACTGTTCTTGTGGCTCATCTTCTGTACCTCGATTCTGTGGATCCTACAAAG gATATTGTCATGTATATAAACTCTCCAGGAGGATCTGTTACAGCAG GGATGGCAATATTTGACACGATGAGGCATGTAAGGCCAGATGTTTCTACTGTTTGTGTCGGTCTGGCAGCAAG CATGGGTGCTTTCCTCCTGAGTGCAGGAACAAAGG GAAAAAGATACAGCTTACCAAATGCCAGGATTATGATCCATCAACCTCTTGGAGGAGCTCAAGGTTCACAAACAGATATCGAAGTCCAG ACAAACGAAATGCTTCATCACAAAGCGAATTTGAGTGGATACCTTGCATCTCATACCGGTCAAAGCCTAGAGAAGATCTACCAAGACACCGACCGGGACTACTTCATGAGCGCAAAAGAGGCTAAAGAATATGGGCTAATCGATGGTGTAATAATGAACCCTTTCAAAGCTCTGTCACCGTTGCCGAGCCCCGAGCAATGA
- the LOC122046096 gene encoding phytochrome B-like, whose product MASGSSSRGGGGGGWPRQQQQQRNSSANAVSQSSERDRGGGEGSSRHGGEGSSRQSGMNKAIAQYTEDARLHAVFERSGESGRSFDYSQSVLRSAPSSSVLEQQITGYLSKIQRGGHIQPFGCTIAVEEPSFRIIAYSENTLDLLDLSPQSVPSLGAPHPPALALGADVRSLFTPSAATFLERAAGAREIALLNPLWIHSRTSRKPFYAILHRIDVGIVLDLEPARSEDPALSVAGAVQSQKLAVRAISRLQALPGGDVSLLCDTVVEHVRELTGFDRVMVYKFHEDEHGEVVAESKRDDLDPYMGLHYPATDIPQASRFLFKQNRVRMIADCNATPVRVIQDERLVQPLCLVGSTLRAPHDCHAQYMSNMGSIASLAMAVIINSGDEDGGRPSSSSSSRAGSMKLWGLVVCHHTSPRCIPFPLRYACEFLMQAFGLQLNMELQLAAQLSEKHILRTQTLLCDMLLRDSPSGIITQSPSIMDLVKCDGAALFYHGNYWPLGVTPTEAQIKDIVEWLSTCHGGSTGLSTDSLADAGYPGAAALGDAVCGMAVAFITRKDFLFWFRSHTAKEIKWGGAKHHPEDKDDGQRMHPRTSFKAFLEVVKSKSLPWENAEMDAIHSLQLILRDSFRDVDGTSNSKGIVDGQFSDLEMHRVDELSSVAREMVRLIETATAPIFAVDSDGCINGWNAKIAELTGLPVEEAMGKSLVQDLVFEESAYVVDKLVYRALRGEEDKDVEIKLKTFGSQQPKDAVFVIINACSSRDFTDNIVGVCFVGQDVTTQKVIMDKFINIQGDYKAIVHNPNALIPPIFASDENTCCSEWNMAMEKLTGWSKGEIVGKLLVGEVFGSCCRLKGPDAMTKFMVLLHNAIEGKETEKYPFAFFDKNGKFVQTLLTANTRSNVEGQITGAFCFLQTASPELQQAIEIQRQQEKKCFARMKELAYICQEIKNPLSGIQFTNSLLEKTNLDDDQRQFLETSTSCERQMMKVIMDGNLQSIEDGSLILDKTEFGLGCIVNAVVSQVMILLREKGLQLIRDVPEEIKVMLAYGDQLRIQQVLADFMLNMIRYAPSPEGWVEMQVRPTLKQSPDGIEMVLLHFRIICPGDGLPSELVQDMFHNSWWVTEEGLGLSLCRKILKLMNGEVQYVRESERCCCLIAIELPTRS is encoded by the exons ATGGCTTCCGGTAGCAGCAGCAGAGGAGGCGGCGGCGGAGGATGGCCCcgccagcagcagcagcagcggaATAGCAGTGCTAATGCCGTCTCTCAGTCGTCAGAGAGGGACCGCGGTGGCGGAGAAGGAAGTAGCCGCCATGGCGGAGAAGGAAGTAGCCGCCAATCGGGGATGAACAAGGCGATCGCGCAGTATACGGAGGATGCCCGTCTCCACGCCGTGTTCGAGCGGTCCGGCGAGTCGGGCCGATCGTTTGACTACTCGCAGTCCGTCCTACGCTCGGCGCCATCGAGCTCCGTCCTGGAGCAGCAGATCACCGGCTACCTGTCCAAGATCCAACGCGGCGGCCACATCCAGCCCTTCGGCTGTACCATAGCCGTTGAGGAGCCCTCGTTCCGCATCATCGCCTACAGCGAGAACACGCTCGACCTGCTCGACCTGTCGCCCCAGTCGGTCCCCTCCCTCGGCGCCCCTCATCCTCCTGCTCTCGCTCTCGGCGCCGACGTTCGCTCCCTCTTCACCCCCTCCGCCGCGACCTTCCTCGAGCGCGCCGCTGGCGCCCGTGAGATCGCCCTTCTCAACCCCCTCTGGATCCACTCTCGCACCTCCCGCAAACCCTTCTACGCCATCCTCCACCGCATCGACGTCGGCATCGTGTTGGACCTCGAGCCTGCCCGCTCCGAGGACCCCGCCCTCTCCGTCGCCGGAGCCGTTCAGTCCCAGAAGCTTGCCGTCCGAGCCATCTCCCGCCTCCAGGCTCTCCCCGGCGGCGACGTCAGCCTCCTCTGCGACACAGTCGTCGAGCACGTCCGCGAGCTCACCGGCTTTGACCGCGTCATGGTGTACAAATTCCATGAAGACGAGCACGGCGAGGTGGTGGCCGAGTCCAAGCGCGATGATCTCGACCCCTATATGGGCCTCCACTATCCGGCCACCGACATCCCACAGGCATCCCGCTTCCTCTTCAAGCAGAACCGTGTGCGCATGATCGCCGACTGCAACGCCACGCCCGTCCGCGTTATCCAGGACGAACGCCTGGTCCAGCCACTCTGCCTCGTCGGCTCTACTCTCCGTGCCCCACATGATTGCCATGCCCAGTACATGTCCAACATGGGTTCCATAGCCTCCCTTGCCATGGCTGTCATCATCAACAGTGGCGATGAGGATGGAGGCagaccctcctcctcctcctcctcccgggCTGGCTCTATGAAGCTCTGGGGCCTTGTCGTTTGCCACCACACGTCCCCTCGCTGCATTCCCTTTCCCCTTCGCTACGCCTGCGAGTTCCTCATGCAGGCCTTTGGTCTTCAGCTCAATATGGAActccagttggctgctcagcttTCGGAGAAGCATATCCTCCGCACTCAGACTCTCCTCTGTGACATGCTGCTCCGTGACTCCCCTTCCGGTATTATCACTCAGAGCCCCAGCATTATGGACCTTGTCAAGTGTGACGGGGCTGCCCTATTCTACCATGGAAACTACTGGCCACTCGGTGTTACACCTACTGAAGCACAGATTAAGGACATAGTCGAATGGCTGTCCACTTGCCATGGGGGCTCAACTGGTCTGAGCACTGACAGCCTTGCGGATGCTGGATACCCTGGAGCAGCAGCGCTTGGCGATGCAGTCTGTGGCATGGCTGTGGCATTCATCACAAGAAAAGATTTTTTGTTCTGGTTCAGGTCTCATACAGCTAAGGAAATCAAATGGGGCGGGGCTAAGCATCATCCAGAGGACAAGGACGATGGGCAACGGATGCACCCACGTACATCCTTCAAGGCCTTCTTGGAGGTAGTCAAAAGCAAGAGCTTGCCTTGGGAAAATGCTGAGATGGATGCCATCCACTCACTGCAGCTTATATTGCGTGATAGTTTTAGGGATGTTGATGGGACGAGCAACTCAAAAGGCATTGTCGATGGCCAATTTAGTGATTTGGAAATGCATAGGGTTGATGAACTTAGCTCAGTTGCAAGGGAGATGGTTAGGTTGATAGAGACAGCAACTGCACCTATCTTTGCTGTTGATTCAGATGGGTGCATAAATGGGTGGAATGCTAAGATTGCTGAGTTGACAGGACTACCAGTTGAGGAGGCCATGGGTAAATCGCTAGTTCAAGACCTTGTCTTTGAGGAGTCGGCATATGTTGTTGACAAGCTTGTCTATCGAGCCCTAAGAG GTGAAGAAGATAAAGATGTTGAGATAAAGTTGAAGACATTTGGCTCACAACAACCAAAAGATGCTGTTTTTGTGATCATTAATGCGTGTTCTAGCAGGGACTTCACAGATAATATCGTAGGTGTCTGCTTTGTTGGTCAGGATGTTACTACACAGAAAGTCATCATGGACAAATTCATTAACATCCAAGGAGATTATAAAGCTATTGTGCATAATCCTAATGCCTTGATTCCGCCCATTTTTGCTTCCGATGAGAACACGTGCTGCTCAGAGTGGAATATGGCAATGGAAAAGCTTACTGGTTGGTCAAAAGGGGAAATAGTTGGAAAACTTCTAGTTGGAGAGGTTTTTGGCAGTTGTTGTCGTCTAAAGGGGCCGGATGCTATGACTAAGTTTATGGTTCTACTTCATAATGCTATTGAGGGGAAGGAAACAGAGAAGTATCCATTTGCTTTCTTTGACAAGAATGGAAAGTTTGTACAGACTTTGTTGACAGCAAATACAAGAAGTAATGTGGAGGGTCAGATAACTGGAGCCTTTTGTTTCTTGCAGACAGCTAGTCCCGAATTGCAACAAGCAATTGAGATCCAGAGGCAGCAGGAAAAGAAATGCTTTGCTAGGATGAAAGAGTTGGCTTACATTTGCCAAGAGATAAAAAATCCACTGAGTGGTATTCAGTTCACAAACTCACTATTGGAGAAGACAAACTTGGATGATGATCAAAGGCAGTTTCTTGAGACAAGTACTTCTTGCGAGAGGCAGATGATGAAAGTTATCATGGATGGGAATTTACAAAGTATCGAGGATGG ATCCTTAATACTTGACAAAACTGAATTCGGACTTGGATGCATTGTTAATGCCGTTGTTAGTCAAGTTATGATTTTATTGAGAGAAAAAGGTTTACAGCTGATTCGAGATGTTCCTGAGGAAATAAAAGTGATGCTCGCTTATGGTGATCAACTCAGGATTCAGCAAGTGTTGGCAGATTTTATGCTTAACATGATCCGTTATGCACCATCTCCAGAAGGTTGGGTAGAAATGCAGGTTAGGCCAACTCTCAAACAGAGTCCAGATGGAATAGAAATGGTTCTTCTACATTTCAG AATAATTTGTCCTGGAGATGGCCTTCCTTCAGAATTGGTCCAGGACATGTTTCACAACTCTTGGTGGGTGACCGAAGAAGGCCTAGGACTCAGCTTATGCCGAAAAATACTGAAACTGATGAACGGGGAAGTCCAATACGTAAGGGAGTCAGAGAGGTGTTGCTGCCTCATTGCCATCGAACTACCCACTAGATCCTGA